One window of Vitis riparia cultivar Riparia Gloire de Montpellier isolate 1030 chromosome 5, EGFV_Vit.rip_1.0, whole genome shotgun sequence genomic DNA carries:
- the LOC117915249 gene encoding uncharacterized protein LOC117915249, with protein sequence MYVELTTPRIAAWNDFLVKQHIKLELEMLGGFGKVELVSTSAEQDETEKNKAPAVDDPVDPDENEDFDVICARMEATQRQITDAQSHLNSLIASYNRDVKVLRTRFTFSHYRTDEGQPSNCHEHVNESGAPFYINNPHHSPVHSGGQRRSSEDDLGCTNEGVSKRPNVEDGVFFANEDPLHPGPHNMLVLVHSCMDNNVDVAPQGSEEIRPRRVKMKVRRHRLTEEETHVADYVFDESKDPSEMLCAYGGYGMTREQLQCLVGESFIDIPVISMFCRYMNAKEENPSRRHFFNPYFGEICGSMSKSTSKSTLKKRLDVILGCMLFSICNIGMEVVLIEPLIL encoded by the exons ATGTATGTGGAACTTACCACTCCTCGCATTGCTGCATGGAACGATTTTTTGGTCAAGCAACACATCAAGTTGGAGTTGGAAATGCTTGGAGGATTTGGCAAAGTTGAG TTGGTTAGCACATCGGCGGAGCAAgatgaaacagaaaaaaataaggCTCCTGCAGTTGATGACCCAGTTGACCCAGATGAGAATGAAGACTTTGAT GTTATTTGTGCTCGCATGGAGGCAACACAACGTCAAATCACCGATGCACAAAGTCATCTTAATAGTCTTATTGCATCATACAATCGTGACGTGAAAGTGTTGAGGACTCGTTTCACCTTTTCACACTATCGCACAGATGAAGGCCAACCGTCAAATTGTCATGAACATGTTAATGAAAGTGGTGCaccattttatataaataatccACATCATTCACCTGTTCATTCTGGTGGTCAAAGAAGATCTTCTGAAGATGACCTTGGATGTACAAATGAAGGGGTGTCAAAAAGACCCAACGTAGAAGATGGTGTGTTCTTTGCAAACGAGGATCCCCTTCACCCTGGGCCACACAATATGTTGGTGTTAGTGCATTCGTGCATGGACAACAATGTGGATGTAGCACCACAAGGCTCAGAAGAAATACGACCACGAAGAGTAAAAATGAAAGTACGTCGTCATAG GTTGACGGAGGAAGAGACACATGTTGCCGACTATGTGTTTGACGAGTCAAAAGATCCTAG TGAGATGCTTTGTGCATATGGTGGCTATGGCATGACACGGGAACAACTTCAATGCTTAGTAGGGGAGAGCTTCATTGATATTCCG GTGATTTCCATGTTCTGCCGATACATGAATGCAAAAGAAGAGAATCCTTCTCGCAGACACTTTTTTAATCCATACTTTGGG gaaatatGTGGTTCAATGAGCAAGTCTACCTCAAAATCAACACTCAAGAAAAGATTAG ATGTCATACTGGGATGTATGCTATTCTCTATATGCAACATTGGGATGGAAGTGGTCTTAATAGAACCATTAATTCTGTAA